Proteins found in one Bacillus subtilis subsp. subtilis str. 168 genomic segment:
- the rlbA gene encoding RNA binding protein involved in ribosome maturation (Evidence 1a: Function from experimental evidences in the studied strain; PubMedId: 24637032, 24939895; Product type f: factor), whose amino-acid sequence MANPISIDTEMITLGQFLKLADVIQSGGMAKWFLSEHEVLVNDEPDNRRGRKLYVGDVVEIEGFGSFQVVN is encoded by the coding sequence ATGGCAAATCCGATTTCAATTGATACAGAGATGATTACACTCGGACAATTCTTAAAATTAGCCGATGTGATTCAGTCTGGCGGTATGGCGAAGTGGTTTTTAAGCGAGCATGAAGTGCTTGTGAACGATGAGCCGGACAACCGCCGGGGCAGAAAGCTGTATGTTGGAGATGTGGTAGAGATTGAAGGATTTGGTTCATTTCAAGTCGTCAATTAA
- the recF gene encoding RecA filament-DNA complex stabilisation, ssDNA and dsDNA binding, ATP binding (Evidence 1a: Function from experimental evidences in the studied strain; PubMedId: 15186413, 16061691, 16385024, 22342069; Product type f: factor) → MYIQNLELTSYRNYDHAELQFENKVNVIIGENAQGKTNLMEAIYVLSMAKSHRTSNDKELIRWDKDYAKIEGRVMKQNGAIPMQLVISKKGKKGKVNHIEQQKLSQYVGALNTIMFAPEDLNLVKGSPQVRRRFLDMEIGQVSPVYLHDLSLYQKILSQRNHFLKQLQTRKQTDRTMLDVLTDQLVEVAAKVVVKRLQFTAQLEKWAQPIHAGISRGLEELTLKYHTALDVSDPLDLSKIGDSYQEAFSKLREKEIERGVTLSGPHRDDVLFYVNGRDVQTYGSQGQQRTTALSLKLAEIDLIHEEIGEYPILLLDDVLSELDDYRQSHLLHTIQGRVQTFVTTTSVDGIDHETLRQAGMFRVQNGALVK, encoded by the coding sequence TTGTATATCCAGAACTTAGAACTGACATCTTACCGCAACTACGACCATGCTGAACTTCAATTTGAAAATAAAGTAAATGTGATCATCGGAGAAAACGCCCAGGGGAAGACAAACCTCATGGAGGCGATCTATGTCTTGTCCATGGCGAAATCGCACCGGACATCAAATGACAAAGAACTTATACGGTGGGACAAAGACTATGCTAAAATAGAGGGAAGAGTGATGAAGCAAAACGGGGCGATCCCGATGCAGCTCGTCATCTCCAAAAAGGGTAAAAAGGGCAAGGTCAATCATATTGAACAGCAAAAGCTCAGCCAGTATGTCGGGGCCCTCAACACCATTATGTTCGCGCCGGAAGATTTAAATCTTGTAAAGGGAAGCCCTCAAGTGAGAAGGCGGTTTCTTGACATGGAAATCGGACAGGTTTCTCCCGTCTACCTTCATGATCTTTCTCTTTACCAGAAAATCCTTTCCCAGCGGAATCATTTTTTGAAACAGCTGCAAACAAGAAAACAAACTGACCGGACGATGCTCGATGTTCTGACCGATCAGCTTGTAGAAGTTGCAGCAAAAGTCGTCGTAAAACGCCTGCAGTTTACAGCACAGCTCGAGAAATGGGCGCAGCCCATCCATGCAGGCATCTCAAGAGGGCTTGAAGAACTGACCCTGAAATACCATACAGCTCTTGATGTATCAGATCCCCTAGATTTGTCGAAAATAGGAGATAGCTATCAAGAAGCGTTTTCTAAATTAAGAGAAAAAGAAATTGAGCGTGGTGTGACGCTGTCAGGGCCTCATCGCGATGATGTTCTTTTCTATGTGAACGGACGCGATGTGCAGACGTATGGTTCTCAAGGACAGCAGCGAACGACGGCGTTGTCCCTTAAGCTGGCGGAGATTGACCTGATCCATGAAGAAATCGGAGAATATCCCATTTTACTATTGGATGATGTACTGAGTGAACTGGATGATTATCGCCAGTCACACTTGCTTCATACGATCCAAGGCCGTGTACAAACGTTTGTCACAACGACAAGCGTTGATGGCATTGATCACGAAACCTTACGTCAAGCAGGAATGTTCCGTGTGCAAAATGGTGCGTTAGTGAAGTGA
- the remB gene encoding regulator of extracellular matrix formation (Evidence 1a: Function from experimental evidences in the studied strain; PubMedId: 19363116; Product type r: regulator): protein MYIHLGDDFVVSTRDIVGIFDFKANMSPIVEEFLKKQKHKVVPSVNGTPKSIVVTVQNIYYSPLSSSTLKKRAQFMFEIDS from the coding sequence TTGTATATTCATTTAGGTGATGACTTTGTGGTTTCAACACGAGATATTGTCGGCATTTTTGACTTTAAAGCCAACATGTCGCCTATTGTTGAAGAATTTCTGAAAAAACAGAAACACAAGGTGGTGCCTTCCGTAAACGGCACGCCCAAATCTATCGTAGTCACGGTTCAGAATATATATTACTCTCCCTTATCTTCCAGCACATTAAAAAAACGTGCGCAATTTATGTTTGAAATAGATTCTTAG